The Fusarium oxysporum f. sp. lycopersici 4287 chromosome 1, whole genome shotgun sequence DNA segment CCTGCGGGCTTCCCTCCGCTCTACTCCTATCAATGGCTCTGTCTTCAACGCCGTTCGATGCTATTCGGCTAAGACTCAGGTATGTTAACCTCGGATAAAGCACAAACCCAAGTTTCATGGATCCTCAAACGTCATGGACGTTACCCATTTGACACTCATGATCGCCCACACAAAACACACAAGATTTATACTAACGATTATCCTCACAGACCCTGAAGGAGCGATTCGCCGAGTTGCTGCCCGAGAAGATTGAGCAGGTCAAGGCCCTCCGAAAGTCAGTCGCATTCTCTCTTCTCGGTTCATTGTTTGCCGAGCTAGGGCCCACGCCGAGCCTCAAGCTTGCAAACGACGACAGAACCACCCGCAGTTGAACTTTGATAACTAACATTCACATAGGGAGCATGGTTCCAAGGTCGTCGACAAGGTCACTCTTGACCAGGTCTATGGTGGTGCCCGTGGCATCAAGGCCCTCGTCTGGGAGGGTTCCGTCCTCGACTCTGAGGAGGGTATCCGATTCCGTGGCAAGACCATCCCCGAGTGCCAGGAGCTTCTCCCCAAGGCTCCCGGTGGCAAGGAGCCTCTTCCCGAGGGTGAGTTCAGCCCAGTCGCAGCAATGCGCACAAAACCTCGCAATATCATGAATACTGACATTAAACCGCGCAGGTCTCTTCTGGCTTCTCCTGACCGGTGAGGTTCCTACTGAGCAGCAGGTCCGCGACCTCTCCGCTGAGTGGGCTGCCCGCTCCGATCTCCCCAAGTTCGTCGAGGAGCTCATCGACCACTGCCCTACCGACCTTCACCCCATGGCTCAGTTCTCTCTGGCCGTCACCGCCCTCGAGCACACCTCCAGCTTTGCCAAGGCTTACGCCAAGGgtatcaacaagaaggagtACTGGGGTTACACTTTCGAGGACTCCATGGACCTCATTGCTAAGCTCCCCAACATTGCTTCTCGCATCTACCAGAACGTCTTCAAGGGCGGAAAGGTCGCTCCCATCCAGAAGGACAAGGATTACTCCTTCAACTTTGCCAACCAGCTTGGCTTCGCCGACAACGCCGACTTCGTTGAGCTCATGCGTCTCTACCTCACCATCCACACCGATCACGAGGGTGGTAACGTCTCTGCCCACACCACTCACCTTGTCGGCAGTGCTCTCAGCTCTCCTTTCCTCTCTCTGGCCGCTGGTCTTAACGGTCTCGCCGGCCCCCTCCACGGTCTTGCTAACCAGGAGGTCCTGAACTGGCTCACCGAGTTCAAGAAGTCTGTCGGTGACGATCTCAGCGACAAGGCCATCACTGACTACCTCTGGTCTACCCTCAACGCCGGCCGTGTCGTCCCCGGTTACGGCCACGCCGTCCTCCGAAAGACTGATCCCCGTTACATGGCTCAGCGCGCTTTCGCCCAGGAGAAGATGCCCAACGACCCCATGTTCAAGCTCGTCTCCCAGGTCTACAAGATTGCTCCTGGTGTCCTCACCGAGCATGGCAAGACCAAGAACCCTTACCCCAACGTTGATGCCCACTCCGGTGTCCTTCTCCAGTACTACGGTCTTACTGAGGCCAACTACTACACCGTCCTCTTCGGTGTCTCTCGCGCCATTGGTGTTCTTCCCCAGCTCATCATCGACCGCGCTCTCGGTGCCCCCATTGAGCGACCCAAGTCCTTCTCCACTGACAAGTGGgccgagcttgtcaagaagctgtaAGGAGTTTAAAAATGAAAGGGAAAAAGGAGACGGGAGGATAATGCTCAGAAGATGGGCAGAATGGATTGCCGAGTTAATGGCATTTGTACAACACAATGGGACTGTTTTAGTTTAGTAATGAGCAAGTCGTCGCGGCGCGCCGATTGAAATGAAATGATTTAACAGTTAATCTGCAAAGTTCCTCGTGTCTACGAACTGATTCCATGTCATGACTCGCAATTGAGCTCTTTGTAAATACAATTGAGTAAATTGTGTGTTGCCATACAGCATATTCACTTACGCCGTGATAGCGTCGTTATCTCgaacttttttttctttggtGGAGACGGGAATGTTGACCCCATTGAAAGTTTCTTACATTAGCCAGCCTTGCGAGCCGGGACAACTCACCAGTAGAATGCCCGTGGTTCTGGTTCAAACTTTCAAGGAGACTCAAGAATTGTTGAATTCTCTCTCCCGTCTGCAGAAAACCCCTGCATCGTAAATGTGACAAGTGAATAACATGTACGTCACGTAGTCTCGGTGAGAGATTACACCGACAAAATCCCTTGCGGGATCCGTCCATTTCAGGGACCCGAGCTCTCAACAGTCTAGACATTCCTTCAATCGGTTGGGTGGAGGAGGGGCGTTGAGAGCTCCAGGTCCCTCTAATTCGGCGCCACAGGGGGGACGAAAATAGAGGTGAGAGCTGTGATCTTCGGGGGGTGGCTGAGGTTATTACCGAATGGGGAAGTAAGAGAGCTGCGAAGCTGTTGGATTgattgttgaagatgtaTGTTTCAAGGTGTAGTGAATTGTCTGTAGTTTGTGAGTGATAGTGAAGCAGGTTAGCTGTTAGTTGTTGAGGTCTAGACTTGTGAGCTTATGATAACTGTGCTCAGCAGTTGTAAGCAATCTGGACCTTTTGGTGTGAGTGAAAATACGGAGAGCTTCAGAAGTGGGTGGGCTTGGTCAGTCTTATGAATAAAGAAGATGAATCTAGAGAAGAATCTAGAAAATCATTATCACAAGCAAATCTGCTCCCGCGGGATCTCTCTGTCGGCCATTGAACCCCAGGCCATCCACCCCCGGACTCCGATTTCACATGAGAGATCCAATACAATCCACGGGAGCTGATCTGATCTCGGTGACTTGATCTCGGCGATCCGAGACTTTCGGAGCTGGAATCAAGTCGTACAAGGAAGAGAAGTCTCCGAAGAGGGTCAATTGATTATTCGGAGAAAGGTCAGCATTATGAAAAATCACTATAGATGATATTTGACTgcattttcttccttttttctCGTTGTTTTCTAAGAATAGTGTTGTGGCTCTCAGCCTGTTGAATAGCGCCGTCAGCCTTATAAACGTGCCAACATGAGTGAGTACAGTGGCTCTACCCAAAATAAACGAGAAACACACACCGAAACACATGCAAAACATGATTGATTAACTACTCTCCAAGCTCGGGTCTTCTCGCGCATGCCTATCTCCATTTACAGCTTCAACCTCGGCGATTGACCTCCGCAACCGCAGGAAAACCCCATCTATTGTTGGTATTTCCCCTCCGATAAATCGGCTACTTCTCCGGGGGGCCCCCAAGCTTATTCTGCTTAGCCTCAGCTCAGCGCTTTTGCAGCCATCCATCCAACTGTTTTCATTGGATCTGACTCAGCATTTAGGTGTGCTTCAATACCGGTACGTACCGACAGTCCCTCAATCCCTAGCTCTCCCGGGTACTGCTCCTTCCCCCCCCCCACGTAAACCAGTCCCAGCACAGCACACGCCTCTAGCTCTCccttttccctttctttcCCGAATTCTTGTacacttcttttcttcctccttcatcaacctctctcAATACTTCAACGATCCCTCAAATTTCCCCAGCGACGAAGCACCCTAATCCCTTGGTCAGGGCCCTTATTCTACGACACTCCCAAAGTCATGGCTGCTACTATCCGTACCGATCTTCCAGCTCCCATTGGGGACAAgcagctggagaagaagcccatcAAGTTCTCCAACTTGCTTCTCGGCGCTGgtctcaacctcttcgaaGTGACCACCCTCGGACAGCCTCTCGAGGTCGTCAAGACCACCATGGCTGCCAACCGAGGTGACAGCATGGCTGCGGCTTTGGGACGCGTCTGGGCCCGCGGTGGTCCCCTGGGCTGTAAGTTGATAACCACAAACTCGATGCACTCCTGACTATTTACTGACTCACATGCCACAGTCTACCAAGGTCTCATCCCCTGGGCTTGGATTGAAGCTTCCAGCAAGGGCGCCGTccttctcttcgtcgcctCCGAAGCCGAGTACTACGCCCGTGTCGCTGGTGCCTCTGAGTTTGGCGGCGGTATCCTTGGTGGTGTCACTGGTGGTGTTGCCCAGGCTTACGCCACCATGGGTTTCTGCACCTGCATGAAGACGGTCGAGATCACCAAGCACAAGATGGCTGCCTCCGGTGTCAAGCCCCAGTCTACCTTCCAGACCTTTGCTGAGATCTACCGCAAGGAGGGTATTCGTGGCATCAACAAGGGTGTCAACGCTGTCGCTATCCGACAGATGACCAACTGGGGTAGCCGATTCGGCCTCAGCCGTCTCGCTGAGGGTTGGATCAAGTCTCtcactggcaagaaggagggCGAGAAGCTGTCCGCTGGTGAGAAGGTCATCGCCAGTGCTCTTGGTGGTGGTCTCAGCGCCTGGAACCAGCCCATTGAGGTCATCCGCGTTGAGATGCAGAGCAAGAAGGAGGATCCCAACCGTCCCAAGAAGATGACGGTCGGCAACACCTTCAGGTACATTTACGAGACCAACGGCGTCAGGGGTCTTTACCGTGGTATCGCTCCCCGTATTTCTCTTGGTATTTGGCAGACTGTCTGCATGGTTGCTTTTGGCGATATGTAAGTTTCACCCGCTTTACTGAGGTTCGACCGACACTAACCGCACGACTACAGGGCGAAGACTtatgttgagaagctgaccGGCGAGTCGGTCACCGCTAAGCATTAGAAGGCGTTTAGGAATCTGGTTTGAAAATATCGCTCATGGTGAGCTTGACGTATGGATTGTCTAATGTATGGATTCGAATATCTCTGATGTAATGACACAAGCCTGTAAAAAGGCCGTCGCAAAGGAGGTGCTTGCGCCTTGAAGATTATCTTTCTATGATAGTTAGCTGTACAAAGTCATGGACCCTGTGGGTTTGACTTGAATAGAGAAAACAAGTGCGCAATGTTTCATTCTTTATCACTCGTAATGACCTTTGTTTGGAGTCTTATGGTTCAAATGACTGCAGATCACGCATACCATCTCAGTAAGAATACCTTAATTTACTAGCCCCTTTGCAATTGTCATGATTTCTTCCTATCATGAAGCTGCCATGACATTGTTGAGCTTGAACCTATGAGCTCGGGTTGTTTCGGGTCTGAGCGTTGAGTAGTGGGGTTGGCCAGTTGAGAACGAAGCTTGCCGATCTCAGTTCTTAGGCCTCAAGAAGCGGAGCATGATAATTGCTTCTTGGGATTAAAACAGCCCGAAGTGCCCATATTCTTCCTAATTTCACTTTTATAGGGCTATAGGTCGACATATAACAACATTAAGGAAATTCAACGTAGAATATGCTGTTGGTTTAATTAACGGCTAAGTACTGCATATAGGACCCCAAGATGCTGTTCTTCAATAGCTAGTACTTCCATCAAGCGTCCTCATCAGAGCTCATGGTTTCTTCATATATAAAACCCCAGTCCTCCTCAATACTTAGCAACGTAGCGGACTTAACAAGTTCTTTCACTTCACTATCTTCTAAATGATTCACATCTAAGTCCTTGCTCGCATTTTGAGCATGGATTCTCTGAAGACGCTCATCTGGTGGTGAAGGGGTTCTAAGTCGACGCACTGAACGGCGTCTTCTGCCGAGACTAGCGGCCTCGCTATCTTTTTGCCGGCGCTCGAAATGAG contains these protein-coding regions:
- a CDS encoding citrate synthase, mitochondrial, encoding MASVARLSNAALRASLRSTPINGSVFNAVRCYSAKTQTLKERFAELLPEKIEQVKALRKEHGSKVVDKVTLDQVYGGARGIKALVWEGSVLDSEEGIRFRGKTIPECQELLPKAPGGKEPLPEGLFWLLLTGEVPTEQQVRDLSAEWAARSDLPKFVEELIDHCPTDLHPMAQFSLAVTALEHTSSFAKAYAKGINKKEYWGYTFEDSMDLIAKLPNIASRIYQNVFKGGKVAPIQKDKDYSFNFANQLGFADNADFVELMRLYLTIHTDHEGGNVSAHTTHLVGSALSSPFLSLAAGLNGLAGPLHGLANQEVLNWLTEFKKSVGDDLSDKAITDYLWSTLNAGRVVPGYGHAVLRKTDPRYMAQRAFAQEKMPNDPMFKLVSQVYKIAPGVLTEHGKTKNPYPNVDAHSGVLLQYYGLTEANYYTVLFGVSRAIGVLPQLIIDRALGAPIERPKSFSTDKWAELVKKL
- a CDS encoding mitochondrial DNA replication protein YHM2 (At least one base has a quality score < 10) — its product is MAATIRTDLPAPIGDKQLEKKPIKFSNLLLGAGLNLFEVTTLGQPLEVVKTTMAANRGDSMAAALGRVWARGGPLGFYQGLIPWAWIEASSKGAVLLFVASEAEYYARVAGASEFGGGILGGVTGGVAQAYATMGFCTCMKTVEITKHKMAASGVKPQSTFQTFAEIYRKEGIRGINKGVNAVAIRQMTNWGSRFGLSRLAEGWIKSLTGKKEGEKLSAGEKVIASALGGGLSAWNQPIEVIRVEMQSKKEDPNRPKKMTVGNTFRYIYETNGVRGLYRGIAPRISLGIWQTVCMVAFGDMAKTYVEKLTGESVTAKH